In Rhinolophus ferrumequinum isolate MPI-CBG mRhiFer1 chromosome 25, mRhiFer1_v1.p, whole genome shotgun sequence, the following proteins share a genomic window:
- the RPLP0 gene encoding 60S acidic ribosomal protein P0, with amino-acid sequence MPREDRATWKSNYFLKIIQLLDDYPKCFIVGADNVGSKQMQQIRMSLRGKAVVLMGKNTMMRKAIRGHLENNPALEKLLPHIRGNVGFVFTKEDLTEIRDMLLANKVPAAARAGAIAPCEVTVPAQNTGLGPEKTSFFQALGITTKISRGTIEILSDVQLIKTGDKVGASEATLLNMLNISPFSFGLIIQQVFDNGSIYNPEVLDITEETLHSRFLEGVRNVASVCLQIGYPTVASVPHSIINGYKRVLALSVETDYTFPLAEKVKAFLADPSAFVAAAPVAAATTAAPAAAAAPAKVEAKEESEESDEDMGFGLFD; translated from the exons ATGCCCAGGGAAGACAGGGCGACCTGGAAGTCCAACTACTTCCTTAAGATCATC CAACTTCTGGATGATTACCCAAAATGCTTCATTGTGGGAGCGGACAATGTGGGCTCCAAGCAGATGCAGCAGATCCGCATGTCCCTGCGCGGGAAGGCGGTGGTGCTGATGGGCAAGAACACCATGATGCGTAAGGCCATCCGAGGGCACCTGGAAAACAACCCGGCTCTGGAGAA ACTGTTGCCTCATATCCGGGGGAATGTAGGCTTTGTGTTCACCAAGGAGGACCTCACTGAGATCAGAGACATGCTGCTGGCCAATAAG GTGCCAGCTGCTGCCCGTGCTGGGGCCATTGCTCCTTGTGAAGTCACTGTGCCAGCCCAGAACACTGGTCTGGGGCCCGAGAAGACCTCCTTCTTCCAGGCTTTAGGCATCACCACTAAAATCTCCAGGGGCACCATTGAAATCCTG AGTGATGTGCAGCTGATTAAGACTGGAGACAAAGTGGGAGCCAGCGAAGCCACCCTGCTGAACATGCTCAacatctcccccttctcctttggGCTGATCATCCAGCAGGTGTTTGACAATGGCAGCATCTACAACCCGGAAGTGCTTGACATCACAGAGGAAACTCTGCATTCCCGCTTCCTGGAG GGTGTCCGCAATGTTGCCAGCGTGTGTCTGCAGATTGGTTATCCAACTGTTGCATCAGTACCCCATTCGATCATCAATGGATACAAGCGGGTGCTGGCTTTGTCTGTGGAGACTGATTACACCTTCCCACTTGCTGAAAAG GTCAAGGCCTTCTTGGCTGATCCCTCTGCATTTGTGGCTGCTGCCCCTGTGGCCGCTGCCACCACTGccgctcctgctgctgctgccgccccaGCCAAGGTTGAAGCAAAGGAAGAGTCGGAGGAGTCGGACGAGGATATGGGATTTGGTCTCTTTGACTAA